The Lysobacter enzymogenes DNA segment TTTGCGGCGGCTGCGCCTGCGGCGCGGCGCTGCGCACGGTCTCGGCCAGCGCGGCCTGGCGCTGCGGCCCGCTGAGTTGCGGCGCTTCGCCCAGCGGCTGCGCCGATCGCGGCGCTGCGCCGAGCGCGTCGGCGCTCGCGGTGCCGGCCGCGGACGGCGCCGGGTCGCGCGGCGCGCTCCACGGTTTCCAGATCAGCACGCCGAGGATCAAGACGGCGCTGCCCAGCAGCGCCACGGGAAGGCGCGAAGACGCGGCCATGAATCCCCCTGTTCTGTTTGTCGATTTCTCGCTCGGATGACGTCGTCGGCGCGCGTTGGAACCCGCTTCGACGTGGCGATCATCGCAGATGTTCGCCTCGGTATTTTCAAGCTTTGTATCGCTTCCTAACCGTCAATAACGTGACAAGGGGCGACAAAGCGGCCGCGAAAAACCCAGGGATTCGCTTACTGCAACCCGCAACTCATCGGAAGTGGGCAGACGTTCGCGCGGGCTCGTTAGTCCGATGCAATCGACCGTGAGCGAAGGTGAGCGAAGCGGAAAATCCAGCGAAAAACGCCTCGAATAATCGATTCCCGTCGATGTCCGCGAACGCGCTTGGTTTGCGTTGGGAATTGTTTGATGCGCTGGACGAACGCATCGCGCGTCCGTGCCGGCACCGAAGCGCATGCGAGGCATCGTCGGACCGCGCGATGTCGCCGGCCTTCGCCGACCGCGTGTTGCGCGATAGCCATTCGCGCATCGATGCGCATCGCCAGGCGCGATGCCGCCGCCGCGCGAGCATCCATGGCCGCAACGCGACGATCGACGATGCGACCGGCGTCGGATCGAATCCCAACAAGCGCCGAGATTGCGGCGATCTCGCCACCTTGCTAGCATCCCGCGCCCGGCCGCCCCGCGTACGCCGGCTTCCCCCCGCCGCCATCCGCGCGGCGCAACACGGCACGCACGCCGGCTTCGGCGTCCGCCCGATCTAAGGACAGACATGCTTTCCATCATCGTCATGGGCATCTTCGGCGGCCTCTGCGGCCTGGGTTTCCTCGCCGTCATGGCCCTGGTCGCCAAGAACGGCAAACACCAGTTCGACTACGTCCAGTTCGATTCCGAACAGGACGTCTACGCGCTCGCCCAGGGTTGGGCCGGCCGCAACGGCTACGCGCTCAAGCGCAGCGAAGGCGGCCTGCGCGTCTACCAGAAAGGCACCGGCTTCCTGACCGCGCCGATGTTCCTGGAGATCGACCGCAACGACGGCCGCTGGTCGTTCAAGAGCTACGTGCGCGTCAACGGCCTGGTGGTGCAAGGCGACGTCGGCCTGTCCGGCGACGGCTTCCTGGTCAAGGTGCCGCGCTCGATGGCGAAGAAGGCGCAGAACGAGCTGTACACCGCGGCCGGCCTGGCGCCGTTGAAGTAAGCGCGACTTCGGCGCGCGCCCGGGCTGACCGGCGCGCCGTCAGCGGCCGGCGCGCCAGCGCAACGCCTGCGCCTGCGCGCGCTGTATCCACTCGTGCTTGCAATCGCTGTAAGCGTGCGAATCCTCGCGATGGCATGCGAGGCAGCGCGATTTGACCGCGTCGTACTCGGCGGCGACCTCGGCGTGCGCGCGCAGGTAGTCGCGGAACGCCAGATGGCGTTCGGCTTCGGCCGACCCGGCCTCATAGCAATGCGCCTGCACCAGGCGCCGCTCGCCGGCGGCGTCGCTCAACGTGCAGTAGCGCCGTCCCGGCAGGCCGTACTCGCCCCACCAGCGGTATCCCAGCGCCTCGACCTCGCCGCGGCGCGCATCCAGCGCATCCAGCGCGCGCACCACCGGCATCAGGTCGAGCACCGGCTTGGCGCGGATGCCGGCGATCGCGGTCGAACCGATGTGATGCACGTCGACCAGCGTCGGCCCGATCGCCGCCGCCAGCGCCAGCGCGCGCTCGCGCGCGGCCTGCGCCCAGCGCGGGTCGTGCGGGACCAGTTCGACCCGGATCGGCGGCGGCATGGGCGCGCTCCTGCGCGGCGGTGGAGCGACGATTTCAAAGGCGCGCGGCGCCCGGGTCAATAGCGCCGCCGCGACGGCGGCGCGGACGCGCTCAGGTGTCCGCCGGATCGCTCCGGTCGGCCGGCGCGGACGCCGCGGCTTCGTCGCCGTAATAGACCAGGCCGATCTTGATCCGCCCGCGCCCCTGCGCCTTGCGCTGGCGGTTGGTGTCGCGCAGCGAATACACGCAGCCGCAGTACTCCTGCTGGTAGAAGCGCTCGCGCTTGCTGATCTCGACCATGCGCTGGGAGCCGCCGCCCTTGCGCCAGTTGTAATCCCAGTACGACAGCCCCGGATAGCGCGCCGCGGCGCGATGGCCGCAGTCGTTGATCTGCTCCATGTTCTTCCAGCGCGAGATCCCCAGCGAACTGCTGATCGCGGCGAAGCCGTGTTCGTACGCGTACAGCGCGGTGCGCTCGAAGCGCATGTCGAAGCACATGGTGCAGCGGATGCCGCGCTCGGGCTCGTTCTCCATGCCGCGGGCGCGGGCGAACCAATTGTCGGTGTCGTAGTCGGCATCGACGAAGGGCACGCCGTGCTTGTCGGCGAAGCGGACGTTCTCGTCCTTGCGCAGCTCGTATTCCTTCACCGGGTGGATGTTGGGGTTGTAGAAGAAGATCGTGTAGTCGATGCCGGCGGCCAGCAGCGCTTCCATGACCTCGCCCGAGCACGGCGCGCAGCACGAGTGCAGCAGCAGGCGTTGCGCGCCGTCGGGCAGGCTCAGCGGCGGCCGCGGCGCGCTCACGCGCTGGCGGCCGGCTTCGCCAGCAACTGGATCACGCTGGAGAAATCCAGCCCGCCGCGGCCGGCGCGGGCGTTGAGCGCGTAGAGGTTGCGCGCCAGTTCGCCCAGCGGGATCGGCGAACCCACGCCCATCGCCGCCTCCGCGGCCAGGCCCAGGTCCTTGAGCATCAGGTCGCTGCCGAAGCCGCCGCTGTAGCCGCGCGAGGCCGGCGCGTTCTCCAGCACGCCCGGCCACGGATTGCACACCTCGGTGGCCCAGCTGCGGCCGGTGCTGACCGCCATCATCTGCGACAGCGCGGCCGGGTCCAGACCGTGCGCGGCGCCGAGCGCGAGCGCTTCGCCGGTCGCGGCCATGATCACGCCCAGGGCCATGTTGTTGCACAGCTTGGCGACCTGGCCGGCGCCGCTGGCGCCCATGTGGAAGACGTTGCGGCCCATCGCCTGCAGCAGCGGGCGCGCGCGCTCCAGCGCCGCGGCTTCGCCGCCGACGATGAAGGTCAGGGTGCCGGCGGCGGCGCCGGCGGTGCCGCCGGACACCGGCGCGTCGATCATCGCCACGCCGCGCGCGGCGGCCGCGGCGGCGACCTTCTGCGCGCTGGCCGGCGCGATGGTGCTGCAATCGATCGCCAGCGCTTGCGGCGCGAGCCGCGCCAGCAGGCCGTCCGCGCCGAGGTACAGCCCCTCGACATGGCGGCTGGCCGGCAACATCGAGATCGCGACTTCGGCGCCGTCGACCGCTTCGGCCGCGCTCGCGGCCGCGCGCGCGCCGAGCGCGACGGCGGCCTCGACCGCCGCCGGCACCAGGTCGAACACCTGCAGTTCGTGCCCGGCCTTGAGCAGGTTGGCGGCCATCGGCCCGCCCATGTGGCCCAGTCCGATGAAGGCGATGCGGCTCATGCGCGCGGCTCCGTGGCGGCGCCCAGGTCGGCGAGCGGATGCGGCTGCGCGGCGTCAGGGGCGCGGAAGAAGGATTCGGCCCACGACGCCGTGGCCTGGGCCAGGGTCGCCGGGTTCCAACGGGGGTTGCGGTCCTTGTCGATCAGCAGCGCGCGGATGCCTTCGGCGAAGTCGCCGTGCGCGGCGCAATGCAGCGAAGTCCAGTATTCCAGGCGGAAGGTGTCGGCCAGCGACAGCGCCGCGGCCCGGCGCTGCAGCTCATAGCCCAAGCGCGCCGAGCCGGGCGCGCCGGCGGCGAAGGTCTTGCGCGCGGTTTGCAGCCACGGGTCGTCGGATTCGAGCGCATCGAGCCGCGCGACCATCGCTTCCAGCGAATCGGCCGCGCACAGGTCGGCGACCGTCGCGGCGTGTTGCTGCAACGGCCCCGCCGGCGCGGGTTCGGCCAGACCTTGCAGCAGCACCGTCAGGGTGGCGCGGTCGCGCGCGGCGTCGAAGCTCCACGGCGCGTCGATCGCGGCCTGCAGCGCATCGGCGCGACGCGCCTCGGGCAGGTGGTGATCGGCCAGCCGCGCGCGGATCGCGTCGCCGGCGTTGAGCGGCGCGCCGGTCAGCGCCAGGAACAGGCCGGCGCGTTCGGGCACGCGCGCCAGCAGCCAGCTGCCGCCGACATCGGGGTACAGGCCGACGGTGATCTCCGGGAACGCCAGCTTCGAGCGCTCGCTCACCACGCGGTGGCTGGCGCCGGCCATCAGGCCGATGCCGCCGCCCATGACGATGCCGTGGCCCCAGCACAGCAGCGGCTTGGGATAGGTGTGGATGCGGTAGTCGAGGCGGTACTCGGTTTCGAAGAAGGCCTCGGCGTGGACGTTGCCGCGCGGGTCGGCGAAGTCGTCGCCGTCCCAGCGGCCGCGCGCGCGTTGCTCGCGCATGCCGCGGTACAGCCCGTGCAGGTCGCCGCCGGCGCAAAACGCCTTCTCGCCCGCGCCCTGCAGCCACACCATCGCCAGCGCCGGGTCCTGCGCCCAGCGCTGCAACTGCGCGTCGAGCAGGCGCGCCATCTCCAGCGACAGGCCGTTGAGCGTGGCCGGCGCGTTGAGCGTGGCGATGCCGATGCGGCCGTGCGCACCCTGGCGCTCTTCGAACAGCACCGGCGCCGGCTGCGCCGAGTCCTGCGCCGAACCCCGCGCGTCAGCGTCCTTGAGATGCGCGTTCATGCGTTCTTCCATTGCGGCGCGCGCTTTTCCAGGAACGCGGCCACGCCCTCGACCTGATCGGCGCTGTCGAACAGATCGACGAAGGCCTCGCGCTCGCGCACCAACGCGGTCGCGTGCGGCTGGCTGCGGGTGGCCTGGACCAGCGCCTTGCACGCGGCCACGCTGGTCGGGCTCTGCTTTTCGGCCTGCTTCGCCCATTCCAGCGCGCGCGCCAGCGCCTGGCCCTTGGGCACCACCTCCTCGACCAGGCCGATGCGCAGCGCGGTCGCCGCGTCGATGCGTTCGCCGAGCAGGATCATGCGCTTGGCCCAGCCCTCGCCGACCAGCCGCGGCAGGTTCTGGGTGCCGCCGGCGCAGGGCAGCAGGCCGACGGTGGCCTCCGGCAGCGCCAGCTGCGCCTGTTCCTCGGCGATGCGCAGGTCGCAGGCCAGCGCGCATTCCAGGCCGCCGCCCATGGCGTAGCCGTTGATCGCGGCGATCGACACGCCGCGGAACGCGCTGAGCGTCTCGAAGGCCTCGCCGAAGCGACGCGCGGCCTCGCGCGCGAGCGCCTTGTCGCCGCCGGCGAACTGCTTGAGGTCGGCGCCGGCGCTGAAGAACTTCTCGCCTTCGCCGACGATCACCAGCGCGTAGACCTCGCGGTCGGCGTCGAGGTCGCGGACCAGATCGCGCAGTGCGGCCAGGCTGTCGCGGGTCCAGGTGTTGGCCGGCGGGTTGCTCAACGTCACCACCGCGGTGTGGCCGTCGATGCGCAGCTGCAGCCCCGCATAGGTCTTGGCGGTCGAACTCATCGCAATTCCTCTTCGCTGTTGAGCAGGTGGCGCGCGATGATCACGCGCATGATCTCGTTGGTGCCTTCCAGGATCTGGTGCACGCGGCAGTCGCGCAGCAGCCGCTCGATCGGGTACTCGCGGATGTAGCCGTAGCCGCCGTGGATCTGCAGCGCTTCGTTGCAGATCGAGAAGCCCGCGTCGGTGGCGAAGCGCTTGGCCATCGCGCACCACACGGTGGCGTCGCCGGCGCCGGCATCGACCTTGCGCGCGGCGGTGTGGACCATCTGCCGCGCCGCCACCAGCTGCGTGGCCATGTCGGCGAGCTTGAACTGCAGCGCCTGGAATTCGGCCAGCTTCTTGCCGAACTGGCGGCGCTCGCCCATGTAGCGCCGGGCCGCGTCGAGCGCGCCCTGGGCCGCGCCGAGCGAGCAGCTGGCGATGTTGAGGCGGCCGCCGTCGAGGCCCTTCATCGCGATCTTGAAGCCGTCGCCTTCCGCGCCGAGCAAGTGGTCGGCCGGCACGCGCACGCCTTCGAACGAGATGCCGCGGGTGGGCTGGCTGTTCCAGCCCATCTTCTCTTCCTTGCGCCCGTAGACGATGCCGGCCGCGTCGGCCGGCACCGCGAACGCGCTGATGCCGCGCGCGCCGTCGCCGCCGGTGCGCGCCATCACCACCAGCAGGTCGGTCGAGCCGGCGCCGGAGATGAAGGCCTTGGCGCCGTCGATGACGTAGTCGCCGCCGTCGCGCCGCGCGCGCGTGCGCAGCGAGGCCGCGTCCGAGCCCGCGCCGGGCTCGGTCAGGCAGTACGAAGCCAGCTTGCGCCCGCTGGCCAGTTCCGCGCCCCAGCGCGCGCGCAGCGCCGGGGCGGCGTGCGCGGCGAACATCCAGGTGGCCATGTTGTGGATGCTGATGAAGGCGGCGGTGGAGGGATCGGCCGCGGCCAGTTCCTCGAACACGATCGCCGCGTCCAGACGGGTCAGGCCGGAGCCGCCGGCCGCCTCGTCCACGTACAGGCCGCAGAAGCCCAGTTCGCCGGCCTGGGCGATGGCTTCGCGCGGGAACACGCTGTGCGCGTCCCAGTGCGCCGCATGCGGCGCGAGTTCGGCGCGGGCGAAATCGCGCGCGGCCTCGCGGTAGGCCGCCTGTTCTTCGCTGAGCCCGGTCGGCGCGGCCGGATGAACCTGCCAGTCCATGACCGCGGCCATCACTTGAGGCTGATCGTGGTGTTGACGCCGTGGCCCAGCGTGTCGTCGTCGAACCAGCGCGCGGTGACCGTCTTGGTCTGGGTGTAGAAGGTCACCGCCTGTTTGCCGTACGGGCCGAGGTCGCCGAGCTTGGACGCGCGCGAGCCGCTGAAGGAAAACAGCGGCACCGGCACCGGGATCGGCACGTTGATGCCGACCTGGCCGACGTCGATGTCCTCCTGGAAACGCCGCGCGGCCGCGCCGGACTGGGTGAAGATCGCGGTGCCGTTGCCGTTGGGATTGGCGTTGACCAGCTCGATCGCTTCTTCGAGCGTCTCCGCGCGCAGGATCACCAGCACCGGGCCGAAGATTTCCTCGTCGTAGATGCGCATGCCGGGCGCCGCGCCGGAGAAGATCGTCGGGCCGACGAAGTTGCCGCGTTCGAAACCCGGCACCGCCGGCGCGCGGCCGTCGAGTTCGAGCGTGGCGCCCTGCTCGACGCCGGAGGCGATCAGGCCCTCCACCCGCTCGCGCGCGGCGCAGGAGATCACCGGGCCGACGTCGGTGCCGGCCTCGGTGCCGGCGTTGACCTTGAGCGTCTTCGCCTTGGCCACCAGGTCGGCGATCCAGTCGTTGGCCGAGCCGACCAGCACCGCGGTCGAGGCCGCCATGCAGCGCTGCCCGGCCGCGCCGAACGCGGCGCCGGCGAGCGCGTTGAGCGTCTGCTCCTTGTTCGCATCGGGCAGCACCACCGCGTGGTTCTTCGCGCCCATCATGCATTGCACGCGCTTGCCGGCGAGCGAGGCGCGCTGGTAGACGTGGGTGCCGACCTTGGTCGAACCCACGAACGACACCGCCTTGATGTCGGGGTGGTCGCAGATCGCATTGACCGCGGTTTCGCCGCCGTGGACGACGTTGAGCACGCCCTTGGGAATGCCCGCCTGCAACGCCAGCTCGCACAGGCGCATGGTCACCAGCGGGTCCTGCTCGGACGGCTTGAGCACGAAGGTGTTGCCGGTGGCGATGGCCATCGGGAACATCCACAGCGGGATCATCGCCGGGAAGTTGAACGGGGTGATGCCGGCGCACACGCCCAGCGGCTGCAGCAGGGTGTAGGTGTCGACGCCGCCGGCGACGTTGTTGGCCAGTTCGCCCAGCTGCAGGTTGCCGATCGCCGCGGCGTGCTCGACCACTTCCAGGCCGCGGAACACATCGCCTTCCGCGTCGGGCAGGGTCTTGCCCTGTTCGGCGGTGAGGATCGCCGCCAGTTCGCCCATGTGCTCGCGGATCAGCTGCTGGTACTTGAGGAAGATCCGCGCGCGCGCGCCGATCGGCGTCTTGCGCCAGGTCTTGAACGCGCGCTGCGCGGCGGCGACGGCGGCGTCGATTTCCGCCGGCGTCGCCATCGGCACGCGCGCGAGCACGGCCTGGGTGGCGGGATTGACCACGTCGCGCCAGTGCGCGGTGGAGGAGTCGACGAACTCGCCGTCGATCAGCAGCTTGACGGTCGCGACGTCGGTCGCGACTGCGTGCATGTCGTTCATGTTGGTCTCCGGATCGCACACCCGCGAAGGCAGGCGCTGCGCGAACGAAGACCGGGCGAAAGGCGGGCGCACGCGCGCCGCACCGCATCCGCTCGTCAGGTCGCCCGCCGCAACGCCCGAGGAGAACGCCGCGGCGCGGGCCGCGGCAAAGCCGCGTGCGCCGTCCCGACGTCCGCCACAGGCCGGTCTCCGGACTCGCGAGCGACGCGGATGCGTCCCGCCGGCGCCTTCCCGCGCGTTCGCGCAGTGGCCGATGCCGGCTGTAACTCGCCTACCGTTGCGGGGGCAGTGCCGGAATGGGACTCGCGTCCGCACCGGCTTCCCGTTTCACCCTGCGCGCTCGCTGGAGCGGGCGGCAGGACACCTGTGGCGCGCGCAGTGTAGTGGTTCGGCGGCGACAGCCACAAGCTGCGCCGCGGTATGGTCGCCGGCCGGCGCCTTCGTTCGCGCCGTCGGCGACGCGCGGCGGGCATCGCGCCGCGACCGACGCGCGCGGCGCTGCGACACGGCGAATGCGCGTTCGCGACGCGATGGACCGCGCGCCCGGCGAGCGCCATTTCATCCACCTGAATTGCACATCGCACCGCCGCCGCGACTTGGCCGATCGGCGGGATCGACGCCGCGCCCGGCTGCGCGCGAAGGCGCGTATAAGGGCCTCAGGCGGCCTGATTGCAGGCAACACCGGGACGTCCGCGCTCGTCCGCGCGCCGCCGGCCCACAGCGCGAATCACGCCGCGTCGCGGCCTGCTCAAGGAGAACCACATGCTCAGGAAGAACCGCATGCCCGAACACCACCGCGCCTCGAACAACGCGAATGCCCGCCGCGCGCGCGGCGCGCCGGCGCTGTGCCTGGCCCTCGCGCTCGCCGCTTCGTCGCTCCCGGCGTCGGCAGCCGACGACGCCGCGCCGCGCGATGTAAGCGGCACGGCGCCCGATGCCAGCGCCGGCGGCGCTTATGCGGTGGCCGAACACGGCGAGCATCTGTCGCCGCAGTTCCGCCAGCGCGCCTGGAACGACATCCGCGACAACGCGCGCAAGCTCAAGCTCGCCGCCGCGCCGCGATCCTCGGCGCGTTCGCTCGGCGGCTTCGCCTGGCCGCTGGCGCTCAACAACGGCCTGGCCGATCCGGGCTATCACGCGATCTCGAACTACGTCGACCAGGCCGGCGCCGGCCAGGTCCTCGACTACAGCTGCGGCGCGCGCAGCTACGACGGCCATCGAGGCACCGACTATTACCTGTGGCCGTTCTCCTGGTACAAGATGGACAACAATCAGGTGAAGGTGATCGCCGCGGCGGCGGGCACCATCGTCGGCCGCTACGACGGCAATTTCGACCGCAGCTGTTCGGTCAACAACAACAACTGGAACGCCGTCTACGTCCAGCACGCCGACGGCTCGGTCGCCTGGTACGGCCACATGAAGAACGGCTCGGTCACCGCCAAGGGCGTCGGCGCGAGCGTGGCGCAGGGCGAGTACCTCGGCATCGTCGGCAGTTCCGGCAGCTCCACCGAGCCGCATCTGCACTTCGAGGTCTACGACACCAACGCCAACCTCATCGATCCTTACGCCGGCTCGTGCAACGGCCTGAATCTGTCCTCGGCCTGGGCCGCGCAGCGGCCGTACTACGACTCGGCGATCAACAAGCTGATCGTCGGCAACGCCCAACCGGCGTTCGCGTCGTGCCCGAACGCGGAGAGTCCGAACGAGAACACCGCGCTGCGCTACGGCCAGCAGGCCTCGTTCAGCGCGTTCTACCGCGACCAGCTCAACGGCCAGCAGAGCCAGTACCGAATCCTGCGGCCGAACGGCACGGTGTTCGCCTCGTGGACGCACAACGGCCCGGCGCCGCATTACGCCTCGTCGTGGTGGAACTGGACCTGGAGCAGTTTCGCGCCGAGCGGGCCGGCGGGCGTCTGGCGCTTCGAGGTCGCCTACAACGGCACGACCTACAGCAAGAACTTCACCTTGTCGCCCTGATCGCTGGGCGTTCCAGGCTCGGCGCCGCCGGTGGCGGTGCCGGGCCGTCGGCGGTGCGGCGGCGATAGCCGCACGCATCGCCGCGGCGGGGCACGAGCAGCGCTTGCGTTCGCGTGCGTCGCCGTCGCGGCGCGCCAGCCCGGTGCGCGCTTGCGCTTCGACGGTGCGATGGCTGGGCCGGCGGCGATCCTTCCGCGCGATCCGAACCAGCGACGCGGCCGTTGCAAGCGCTCGGCCGCGCAAGGTTGATCGCGTGAACGCACGCGGCCCTACCCTCGTCCGCGACGCTTGGCGCGGTCGCTACCGCCGCGGCCTTACTGCCGCCGCCACTCCGCGCACATCGCGCCGGCCGTGCCGCCGAGGAACACCGCTTCGCGGTCCATGCGCCCGTCCAGGCGCTGCACCCAGACCTCGGTGTGGCCGCCGGTGTCCTGGTTCTGCCGGCGCGCGCGCACCCGCGCCGCGGCGCTGGCGATGTCGCGGGTGGGGAACGCGATCTCTTGCGAACCGTTGATGCGCAGGCGCCAGAACCGCTGCGCGTGGGATACGACTTCGTAGATCGTCACCAGCGTGGACATCGGCACTCCATGCGGTCCGGCGATGCGGGGTGGCGCCACGCTAACAAAGCCCAAACGTGATGAATGTAGGAAAACCCCGATTCACCGTCGGCATGCGTCTACACAAGCGTAGACACCCGGTTACGTAACGTAGTCATCCGCCGACGTTCGCGTCGGCGCACCGCACTTTGCCCGCGGGCGAGTTGCGGACCTCGGAAACGGCCTGGACATTCGCTCGCATCATCTACGGAGCGATAAGGAAATGATCCGGGTGTTCATCGTCGATGACCAGCCATTGGTCCGTCACGGACTGCGCTGGATCCTGGGCGCGCACAGCGACATCGACGTGGTCGGCGAAGCCGGCGATCCGCACGAGGCGGTCCAGCGATTGGACCAGTCCGCGGCGGACGTGGCCTTGTGCGGCTTCAACCTGCCCGACGACGACGGCCTGGGCCTGGTGCAGCGGCTGCTGCGGCACGATCCCGCGCTGCGCATCCTGATCGTGTCGGTGGTCGGCGACGGGCCGATGCCGCGCCGCCTGCTCGCCGCCGGCGCGCTGGGCTACGTGTCCAAGACACGCGACGCCGCGGTGGTGGTGCGCGCGCTGCGCGAAGTCGCCGCGGGCCGTCGTTTCATCGACGACTCGCTCGGCGGCCGCATCCTGTTCGAATCCTCGCCGTTCGACCGGCTCAGCCCGCGCGAGTTGGAGGTGACCCGGCTGATGGTCGAGGGCCGGCGCAACCACGAGATCGCGCTGGCCCTGCGCGTGGCCGAATCGACCGTGCGCACGCTGCGTTCGCGCGCGCTGGGGAAGTTGGACGTGCGCGGCGAAGGGGCGTTGATGCGGTTGGCGATCGACCATGGGTGGGTCGCGCGCGGGGGATGAAACGCCATGGCGCCGGGCGCGCGATGCTGGCGGAGCCGCCGGCGATCCGCTCACGCCCGCTCACCCCTGCGGATCGGCCCACGGCGCGCGTTCGAACTGCTGCGCCAGGTACTCGATCAGGGCCTGCACCCGCGCCGGCCGCTCGCGCCCCGGCGGGGTCACCACGTGCAAGGCGATCGGCGGCGGCGCCCACTGCGGCATCACGATCTCCAGCGCGCCGCTGCGCAGTTCGCGCCAGACCAGGAACTCC contains these protein-coding regions:
- a CDS encoding CoA-acylating methylmalonate-semialdehyde dehydrogenase, whose translation is MHAVATDVATVKLLIDGEFVDSSTAHWRDVVNPATQAVLARVPMATPAEIDAAVAAAQRAFKTWRKTPIGARARIFLKYQQLIREHMGELAAILTAEQGKTLPDAEGDVFRGLEVVEHAAAIGNLQLGELANNVAGGVDTYTLLQPLGVCAGITPFNFPAMIPLWMFPMAIATGNTFVLKPSEQDPLVTMRLCELALQAGIPKGVLNVVHGGETAVNAICDHPDIKAVSFVGSTKVGTHVYQRASLAGKRVQCMMGAKNHAVVLPDANKEQTLNALAGAAFGAAGQRCMAASTAVLVGSANDWIADLVAKAKTLKVNAGTEAGTDVGPVISCAARERVEGLIASGVEQGATLELDGRAPAVPGFERGNFVGPTIFSGAAPGMRIYDEEIFGPVLVILRAETLEEAIELVNANPNGNGTAIFTQSGAAARRFQEDIDVGQVGINVPIPVPVPLFSFSGSRASKLGDLGPYGKQAVTFYTQTKTVTARWFDDDTLGHGVNTTISLK
- a CDS encoding response regulator — encoded protein: MFIVDDQPLVRHGLRWILGAHSDIDVVGEAGDPHEAVQRLDQSAADVALCGFNLPDDDGLGLVQRLLRHDPALRILIVSVVGDGPMPRRLLAAGALGYVSKTRDAAVVVRALREVAAGRRFIDDSLGGRILFESSPFDRLSPRELEVTRLMVEGRRNHEIALALRVAESTVRTLRSRALGKLDVRGEGALMRLAIDHGWVARGG
- a CDS encoding GrpB family protein, whose product is MPPPIRVELVPHDPRWAQAARERALALAAAIGPTLVDVHHIGSTAIAGIRAKPVLDLMPVVRALDALDARRGEVEALGYRWWGEYGLPGRRYCTLSDAAGERRLVQAHCYEAGSAEAERHLAFRDYLRAHAEVAAEYDAVKSRCLACHREDSHAYSDCKHEWIQRAQAQALRWRAGR
- a CDS encoding acyl-CoA dehydrogenase family protein translates to MDWQVHPAAPTGLSEEQAAYREAARDFARAELAPHAAHWDAHSVFPREAIAQAGELGFCGLYVDEAAGGSGLTRLDAAIVFEELAAADPSTAAFISIHNMATWMFAAHAAPALRARWGAELASGRKLASYCLTEPGAGSDAASLRTRARRDGGDYVIDGAKAFISGAGSTDLLVVMARTGGDGARGISAFAVPADAAGIVYGRKEEKMGWNSQPTRGISFEGVRVPADHLLGAEGDGFKIAMKGLDGGRLNIASCSLGAAQGALDAARRYMGERRQFGKKLAEFQALQFKLADMATQLVAARQMVHTAARKVDAGAGDATVWCAMAKRFATDAGFSICNEALQIHGGYGYIREYPIERLLRDCRVHQILEGTNEIMRVIIARHLLNSEEELR
- the mmsB gene encoding 3-hydroxyisobutyrate dehydrogenase, whose product is MSRIAFIGLGHMGGPMAANLLKAGHELQVFDLVPAAVEAAVALGARAAASAAEAVDGAEVAISMLPASRHVEGLYLGADGLLARLAPQALAIDCSTIAPASAQKVAAAAAARGVAMIDAPVSGGTAGAAAGTLTFIVGGEAAALERARPLLQAMGRNVFHMGASGAGQVAKLCNNMALGVIMAATGEALALGAAHGLDPAALSQMMAVSTGRSWATEVCNPWPGVLENAPASRGYSGGFGSDLMLKDLGLAAEAAMGVGSPIPLGELARNLYALNARAGRGGLDFSSVIQLLAKPAASA
- a CDS encoding epoxyqueuosine reductase QueH, whose product is MSAPRPPLSLPDGAQRLLLHSCCAPCSGEVMEALLAAGIDYTIFFYNPNIHPVKEYELRKDENVRFADKHGVPFVDADYDTDNWFARARGMENEPERGIRCTMCFDMRFERTALYAYEHGFAAISSSLGISRWKNMEQINDCGHRAAARYPGLSYWDYNWRKGGGSQRMVEISKRERFYQQEYCGCVYSLRDTNRQRKAQGRGRIKIGLVYYGDEAAASAPADRSDPADT
- a CDS encoding enoyl-CoA hydratase; translation: MSSTAKTYAGLQLRIDGHTAVVTLSNPPANTWTRDSLAALRDLVRDLDADREVYALVIVGEGEKFFSAGADLKQFAGGDKALAREAARRFGEAFETLSAFRGVSIAAINGYAMGGGLECALACDLRIAEEQAQLALPEATVGLLPCAGGTQNLPRLVGEGWAKRMILLGERIDAATALRIGLVEEVVPKGQALARALEWAKQAEKQSPTSVAACKALVQATRSQPHATALVREREAFVDLFDSADQVEGVAAFLEKRAPQWKNA
- a CDS encoding M23 family metallopeptidase, whose amino-acid sequence is MLRKNRMPEHHRASNNANARRARGAPALCLALALAASSLPASAADDAAPRDVSGTAPDASAGGAYAVAEHGEHLSPQFRQRAWNDIRDNARKLKLAAAPRSSARSLGGFAWPLALNNGLADPGYHAISNYVDQAGAGQVLDYSCGARSYDGHRGTDYYLWPFSWYKMDNNQVKVIAAAAGTIVGRYDGNFDRSCSVNNNNWNAVYVQHADGSVAWYGHMKNGSVTAKGVGASVAQGEYLGIVGSSGSSTEPHLHFEVYDTNANLIDPYAGSCNGLNLSSAWAAQRPYYDSAINKLIVGNAQPAFASCPNAESPNENTALRYGQQASFSAFYRDQLNGQQSQYRILRPNGTVFASWTHNGPAPHYASSWWNWTWSSFAPSGPAGVWRFEVAYNGTTYSKNFTLSP
- a CDS encoding DUF2188 domain-containing protein, whose product is MSTLVTIYEVVSHAQRFWRLRINGSQEIAFPTRDIASAAARVRARRQNQDTGGHTEVWVQRLDGRMDREAVFLGGTAGAMCAEWRRQ
- a CDS encoding enoyl-CoA hydratase/isomerase family protein → MNAHLKDADARGSAQDSAQPAPVLFEERQGAHGRIGIATLNAPATLNGLSLEMARLLDAQLQRWAQDPALAMVWLQGAGEKAFCAGGDLHGLYRGMREQRARGRWDGDDFADPRGNVHAEAFFETEYRLDYRIHTYPKPLLCWGHGIVMGGGIGLMAGASHRVVSERSKLAFPEITVGLYPDVGGSWLLARVPERAGLFLALTGAPLNAGDAIRARLADHHLPEARRADALQAAIDAPWSFDAARDRATLTVLLQGLAEPAPAGPLQQHAATVADLCAADSLEAMVARLDALESDDPWLQTARKTFAAGAPGSARLGYELQRRAAALSLADTFRLEYWTSLHCAAHGDFAEGIRALLIDKDRNPRWNPATLAQATASWAESFFRAPDAAQPHPLADLGAATEPRA